The Halalkalicoccus sp. NIPERK01 genome window below encodes:
- a CDS encoding isochorismatase family protein — protein MDWPHEIDTEYDEADFGASVGLGDRPALLVIDLINAFTDPTTRLGADVSDVLDRTERLLAAFREHDLPRYFTTVAFEDSYGDAGRFIEKVPALKELRLGTEAVAVDERIAPIDDERVILKKYASAFFGTDLGTELTTDRVDTLVLAGVTTSGCVRATAVDSLQHGYRTIVPADAVGDRAEGPHRANLFDIDAKYGDVVTTDDVLSHLSDNG, from the coding sequence ATGGACTGGCCACACGAGATCGACACCGAATACGACGAGGCGGATTTCGGCGCGAGCGTCGGCCTCGGCGATCGGCCGGCGCTGCTCGTCATCGATCTGATCAACGCCTTCACCGATCCGACGACCCGCCTCGGTGCGGACGTGAGCGACGTGCTCGACCGGACTGAACGGTTGCTCGCGGCCTTTCGCGAGCACGACCTCCCGCGATACTTCACGACCGTCGCGTTCGAGGACTCCTACGGCGACGCCGGACGGTTCATCGAGAAGGTACCCGCCCTGAAGGAACTGCGCCTCGGAACCGAGGCGGTCGCGGTCGACGAGCGGATCGCACCCATCGACGACGAGCGCGTGATCTTGAAGAAGTACGCAAGCGCCTTCTTCGGCACCGACCTGGGGACCGAGTTGACGACGGACCGCGTGGACACGCTGGTGCTCGCCGGCGTCACGACCAGCGGCTGTGTCCGTGCGACCGCGGTCGACAGCCTCCAGCACGGGTATCGGACGATCGTGCCCGCCGACGCGGTCGGTGACCGCGCCGAAGGGCCGCATCGAGCCAACCTCTTCGACATCGACGCGAAGTACGGTGACGTCGTCACGACCGACGACGTCCTCTCGCACCTCTCAGACAATGGATAA
- a CDS encoding hydantoinase B/oxoprolinase family protein: protein MSETPDFVGEHDVDQTTLDIIESTLSNTRYEMDRVVETTAISPVIREQSDQFPLIADAKGRMVMGQFGSAIDTILANSPFDREDLAEGDVIATNDPYMCAGAVSHTPDMLLLRPVFYEGDLVGFASQWGNLMDVGGKTPGSMPVQARTIFEEGMRLPPVKLYKRGEIDSELLDSFAHNTRLPEHAEADIKALAAGTKAAETRIHELCDRFGKETYVEACDAILDRTREGMIDLIHEFVPEGERYTFEDYVDDDGMGNGPIKLHLEIYREGETVYLDWTGTDEQVPGTVNFLLNEKMFKMFTGVFLIMAFDPLLTFNDGYYDLFEVTLPEGSVVQPEFPAALGNRLPMMARQFDVLQATFSKLIDGFSVAGSYGTSPNLVYAGTDSEGNDFQMLEILYGGIPARPGGDGLDGHSWWPLFRTVPAEYQEAYYPLSIDEYSTRTDTGGPGEFRGGHGITKVYTFEEPGAITFQDDRAHTYPWGVDGGSHAQTSEKKLIRTDGTEEELPSKVENVAVAAGDKLVFSTAGGGGLGDPLERDPDVVAREVARGLVSESAARTEYGVVLDDGRVDEGATDERRTELRATREEPDAFDYGPLPDTETLEKRIADERREFADRHN from the coding sequence ATGAGCGAGACGCCCGACTTCGTCGGCGAGCACGACGTCGATCAGACGACGCTCGACATCATCGAGAGCACGCTGTCGAACACCCGCTACGAGATGGACCGCGTGGTCGAGACGACGGCGATCAGTCCGGTCATCCGCGAACAGTCCGACCAGTTCCCGCTGATCGCCGACGCCAAGGGGCGGATGGTCATGGGCCAGTTCGGCTCGGCCATCGACACCATCCTCGCGAACTCGCCGTTCGACCGCGAGGACCTCGCCGAGGGCGACGTGATCGCGACCAACGACCCCTACATGTGCGCCGGTGCGGTCTCGCACACGCCGGACATGCTCCTGTTGCGCCCGGTCTTCTACGAGGGCGACCTCGTGGGCTTTGCGAGCCAGTGGGGCAACCTGATGGACGTCGGCGGCAAGACGCCCGGCAGCATGCCCGTGCAGGCGCGGACGATCTTCGAGGAGGGGATGCGACTGCCGCCGGTCAAGCTCTACAAGCGAGGCGAGATCGACAGCGAACTGCTCGACTCGTTCGCGCACAACACGCGACTGCCGGAGCACGCCGAGGCGGACATCAAGGCGCTGGCAGCGGGGACGAAAGCCGCAGAAACCCGCATCCACGAGCTCTGTGACCGCTTCGGCAAGGAGACGTACGTCGAGGCCTGTGACGCCATCCTCGATCGCACCCGCGAGGGGATGATCGACCTCATCCACGAGTTCGTCCCCGAGGGCGAGCGCTACACCTTCGAGGACTACGTCGACGACGACGGAATGGGCAACGGCCCCATCAAACTGCACCTCGAGATCTACCGCGAGGGCGAGACCGTGTATCTCGACTGGACCGGCACCGACGAGCAGGTACCGGGGACGGTGAACTTCCTGTTGAACGAGAAGATGTTCAAGATGTTCACCGGGGTCTTCCTCATCATGGCGTTCGACCCCCTGCTCACCTTCAACGACGGCTACTACGACCTCTTCGAGGTGACGCTGCCCGAAGGGTCGGTCGTACAACCGGAGTTCCCGGCCGCGCTGGGCAACCGCCTGCCGATGATGGCCCGGCAGTTCGACGTGCTACAGGCGACGTTCTCGAAACTCATCGACGGCTTCTCGGTCGCTGGCAGCTACGGTACTTCGCCGAACCTCGTGTATGCGGGGACGGACTCGGAGGGCAACGACTTCCAGATGCTCGAAATTCTGTACGGTGGGATCCCCGCGAGACCGGGTGGGGATGGCCTCGACGGGCACTCGTGGTGGCCGCTGTTTCGGACCGTGCCCGCCGAGTACCAGGAGGCCTACTACCCGCTGAGCATCGACGAGTACAGCACCCGCACCGACACCGGTGGCCCCGGCGAGTTCCGTGGCGGCCACGGCATCACGAAGGTCTACACCTTCGAGGAGCCGGGTGCGATCACCTTCCAGGACGACCGCGCGCACACCTACCCGTGGGGCGTCGACGGCGGTAGCCACGCCCAGACCAGCGAGAAGAAACTGATTCGGACCGACGGCACCGAAGAGGAGTTGCCCTCGAAGGTCGAGAACGTCGCCGTCGCGGCGGGCGATAAACTCGTCTTCAGTACCGCCGGCGGCGGCGGTCTCGGCGATCCGCTCGAACGCGATCCCGACGTCGTCGCTCGCGAGGTCGCCCGCGGGCTCGTCTCCGAATCGGCCGCTCGAACGGAGTACGGGGTCGTCCTCGACGATGGTCGCGTCGACGAGGGCGCAACCGACGAGCGACGGACCGAACTCCGCGCGACCCGCGAGGAGCCCGACGCGTTCGATTACGGCCCGCTGCCGGACACCGAAACGCTCGAGAAACGCATCGCCGACGAGCGCCGGGAGTTCGCCGACCGGCATAACTGA